GCAACGCAATGATTCGTTCGTAATAAGCCTGGTCGAATGTTATTAATACTGATTTCATATTTCTTATCTGTTATTTCTTAATAATATTCTAATTATTTTCCTGGAAATAAAGGTCCAGTTCACGTTGGCGACGGAGTTTACGACGCTGGTTCTTGATACCTGTTCCTGCGAATACACAATATAAGGTAGGAATCAGAATCAAAGTCAGAACGGTTGATACCGTCAGACCACCGATTACGGCAATCGCCATCGGGCTCCACATCTCGGAACCTTGTCCGCCGGCTATTGCCATCGGAATCATACCGAGAACAGTGGTAGCGGTAGTCATCAATACCGGACGAAGACGGCTCTTACCGGCTGTCACTACGGAGTGCAACACCGACTGTCCACGCTCTCGACAGAGGATGATGTAGTCGATAAGCACAATACCATTCTTCACCACAATACCAATCAACATAATACCTCCCAACAAACTCATGACACTCAACGTACTATCTGTGAAGAACAATGCCATCAAGACACCGCTAAACGCAAACGGCAGTGAGAACATGATGATGAACGGATAAGTCAGAGACTCGAACTGCGCAGCCATCACGATGAATACAAGAACTACAATCAAAATGGCGAGTGTTCCCAAGTCGCGGAAGGAATCCTGCTGGTCTTCATACGAACCGGAAATCTGAATCGTTACATCGCCCGGCAAATGCATCTTGTCGATAATCTTGTTACCGGCGGCAACAACATCACCCAACGGAGCACCGGAGATTACGGCGGACACCGTCACGATACGTTCGCGGTCTTTACGCTCAATGGTAGGCGGAGCAAAACGTTCTACTACCTTCCCGACGTCTTTCACACGCACGGACTCACCTTTGCTATTGTAAATAAGAATGTTCTCTATACTTTCAAGGCTTGTACGATGTTCGGGCGCGTAACGCACTTTGATATCATACTCGTCTCCATCTTCACGATATTTGGAAGCAACGGCACCATTGATACGGTTACGGAGATAGTTACCGGCAGTTGCCAGATTCAATCCGTGCATTGCCAGTTTCTCGCGGTCGAAGTCTACTTGATATTCAGGCTGGTAGTCACTACGGCTGATATTTACTTCGGTTACACCTTTCACATTCAGCAACTCGCGTTTCAAACGGGCTGACACGCTATCGGTCACCGCCATATCGTATCCGTACACTTCGAAGTCGGCACTAGCCTGGGCAGACATACCTGTGTTACTACCACCGAGAATTACCTGCGCTTTACTGAATTCAGGATAGGCTTTCAAGTCAGTACGCATCTCGTCGCAGACTTTTTCAAGCGTGATGTTACGGTCGCCCGGATCCACCAAACTGATGTTGAACGAGATAATATGCGAACCGTTGTCCTGCATGGAAGCCCATGTATTATCCGAGTCGGCTTGTCCCACTGTATAGTTACATACTTTCATGATGTCCTTATACTTGGTCATCCACTGGTTGGTCAACTTCTGCGAAAGTTCCTGTGCTATCTCTTTTCTCGTACCGATAGGCAACTCCAGTTGCACTGCGATACGGGCGTTATCCTGCGCCGGGAAGAACTCTGTACCGATACCTTTCGCACACAGCAAGCTGACTACGAAGAAAACGATACATCCCACAATGATAATCGGACGATGACGCACTGCCCAGTTCAGCATCTTCGCATACCAGGTATCGAGTCCGTCCAATGTTTTTTCAATCGGGGTAAAGAGTAGTTTAAATGCTTTCGACTGTTTCTTCTGCAAACGTAGCAACTGCGAACAGAGCATCGGTGTCAGTGACAAAGCCGCTACGGTGGAGATAAACATGATGGCACACATCATCCAACCCAACTGTTTGAAAAGTACACCTGACATACCGCTTACCATCGTCAACGGGAAGAATACGGCAATCATGGTCAGCGTAGAAGCGATAACGGAAATTGCCACCTCATTCGTTCCATGCACGGCCGCCTGTTTCGGGTCGGAACCGCGTTCGATATGTGTCGTTACATTTTCAAGCACTACAATCGCGTCATCCACCACCATACCGATAGCGATAGAAAGGGACGAAAGCGAGATAATATTAATCGTATTTCCACTAACTGCCAAGTAAATGAACGAAGCAATCAATGAAAGCGGAATGGTGATACAGATAATCAGCGTCGCACGCCAGCGTCCCAGGAAGAGGAACACGACCAATACTACGAATAGCAGGGCATAGGCTACGGTTTCCGTCAAACTGTCGATGGTATTCAAAATGTTATCGGACGTATCGACGATAACACCAATCTTCACGTCACTCGGCAGGTTCTTCTGAAGCCTCGGCAGTGCGTCGGCTACTTTCTTGGAGATTTCTACCGAATTGGCTCCCGACTGCTTCTGAACAACAATCATGGCACCCTGCACACCGTTGTTATAGGTTTCCTGTGCACGTTCTTCTACCGTATCCACTATTCGGGCTACGTCACGCAAAAAGACATTCGCCCCATTGTGCGTACCCACCACGACATCTGCCAACTGGCTGGAATCATCAAATTCTCCTTCGACACGCAATGAGTATGTCTCACTACCGATATCGAAGTTACCACCCGGAATATTCTTGTTCTCGGCTCCGATGATGGAGCTGATTGTTTCGATGGTCAGATGGTATGCTTCCAGTTTGTTCGGGTCGCAATATACCTGAATCTCACGCTGCGGCGCACCACTGATGGACACTGTTCCGACTCCCGGAATACGTGCCAGCGGGTTAACGACACGGTCGTCCAATATCTTGTAAAGTGCGGACTGGCTCTCATTCGCCTGTACGGAAAGCAACACGATAGGAATCATGTCCGTACTGAACTTAAAGATAATCGGGTTCTCGACATCATCGGGAAGCTGTGAGCTTACCATGTCAAGCTTATCGCGCACATCATTTGTGAGGACGTCAATATCATTACCAAACTCGAACTCCAATGTAATCAATGACATGTTTTCGGAAGAACGAGAGGTTATATGTTTCAGGTTGCTCACCGCGTTCAGTGTATTTTCGAGCGGGCGAGTCACATTATTTTCTATATCCGAAGCACTTGCGCCGGGATAAGCGGTCATTACCATGATCGTGTTTGTATCAATGTCCGGATACAAGTCGATAGGCAATTTGGACAAGGAGAAAAGACCAAAGATCACCACTGCCAGGAAGCAGAGCGAGGTCATAATCGGTTTCTTAACCGCACCTTCGTATAAACTCATTTCTTTAGGGATTAATTTGTTAGTGAGCAGTGATTAATGAGCAAACGTCAATCACTAATCGTTAACCGTTTATTTATTTCTCAACTTCTACTTCTACGCCGTTCACCAAACGTGCCTGGCCGGCAACTACAACTTGAGAATTATCGGGCACACCGGATTTCAACTCGTACTCCGTACCCATACGTCTACCTAACTCTACTTTATTATAGGTTACTTTACCATCTTTATAAACGAACACATAACGGTCGCCGGAACCTGCCTGCTTAACGATGGCCAAATCAGGAACAACCACGTTGTCGGCCGTACCGAAGTTCAGTGTAGCACGGGCGAACATTCCCGGACGTACACGCTGATCCCTGTTGTCTAGTTTGATTTCAACCGGGAATGTGCGGGTAGTAGCGTCTATCGTAGGATAAATCAGGCTGATCTTTCCTGTAAATGTCTCGTCGCCATATACATCGAGTTTCACGTCGACAGGTTCGCCTTTCTTCACTTTGGTAAAGTAGGTTTCGGAAACATTGATAAGGAGTTTCACCGGGGTGATTTGTTCTACTACCAGTACAGGGTCACCGCCACTGTACATATCGCCGTTATCATAATTGCGTGCAGTAACTACGCCATTGATAGGGCTTAGCAAAGAGGTGTTTTCCACCAGATTCTTATAAGCTGTTTCCTTCACGTCGAGTTGCATCTTCGAAGCATCCCACTCAGACTTGGACGCACCGCCTACTTTATAGAGTTCGTCGATACGTTTGAATTCTATCTCCTGATTATCTAGTTGCAGCTTTGTCTGTTTCAGGTTGGCCGCATCCATTTCTACTAATTTCTGTCCTTTGGATACGCGGTCGCCCACTTCTACAAAGATACGGTCGATACGCACGGGAGATGAAGGAGCGATGTTGTTTTTCGCTTCCGCTTCTACCGTTGCCGTGTAATCCTGTATCTGATCTACGGGACGTGCCTTTACGTCTGCCAGTTTCACGATGGGTTTTTCTTCCACCTGCTCCGTGGCAACTTTATCTTTTCCACCTGTACATGAGCCCATAAATACAGTTAACAATAGGGCTGCCAATTGGATACTTGTTTTCATATTCCTTAATTGTAATTTTTTAGTTGTCTATCTTTATTCTTTTCCCAATACCTGGTCGAGATCTGCCTTAGCAACCAGATAATCATATATGGACTGATTGTAAGTGAGCTGTGCCTGTGTCAGTGATACCTGCGAACTGTTGAGTTCAAGCACCGTGCCTTTACCTACATCATAACGTTTTTCGGCAATGGTCACCGCTTTCTTTGCCTGCATCACGTTTTCTTTATTGCTGACTACCTGCTCTGTGCTGGCAGTCATATTGTTACGGTAACTCACAATCTGCATATTCAATTGTCTTTCCGTATCAATGCGGTTCCAGTCCAACTGGCGCTGCTGAATACGGGCGGATTTCACTTTCGTAAAGTTGCTTGCCTTATACAAGGGGATGCTGAGGTTGAACATCAGGCTCGAACTGTTGCTCCAGTTATAATCGAAGAAATTGATATTCGGATTATACAAGGATTGGTAGTTGTAGGAGAAGCTCATCGAAAGCGTCGGCATAAAGTTGGTTTTCAAAGACTTTACGTTCTTTTCCAGCAACTTCATATTCAGTTCGAACTGCTTCATGGTGGTATTGTTGTTCAGATTAACCTCTTCTTCTCGCAACTGATTGGCAAACATAGCCATCTCGTAATTAGTCAGATTATCATTAATCTTAATCTCCACATCGGCTGTAATGCCCATCAACACTTTGAGCTGCAACTTAGCGAGAGTCACTGCGTTGGCTGCCGCAATCAGGTTCGGTTTGATGCTGCGCATCTGCACATCCGCACTGATTTTATCATATTCGCTCACAGTTCCCTGTTGATATTTGGCGTTGACAACATTATAATTGTCTTCTGCCAGTTTGTAGCTTCCCTGAAGCACTTCGTAGCTATCTTGCGCAAGCATCAACTGATAGTAGGCTTTGCTTACCTGATTCACCAAATCCAGTTTGGAAGCGCGCGACTTCTCCACTGCTAGTTCAATGTCCGTCTTTGTCATTGACATGGCGCGATACACGCCCGGCACAAACAGAGGCAGATTTATACTCAATCCGGCATTGGCGGTGTTCGTACCGTCATCCCCCATCTTTATAGGATCCATTCCTTTAAACTTCATTTCAGCCGCTTTAATCGTGTGGTCCACAGACCCTGCGATGCTGGCTTCCGGCAACAGACTTTGCCACGCTTCTTTGCCAGCAACTTTCTTTAAAGCGATTTCTTCTGCCGCTACTTTCATTGTCGGATTCTCATCCAAGGCAATTTCTAAGGCTTTTTCTAAGGTTAAGGTTAGCGTATTCCCCCCTGTCTGAGTCTCCTGAGCTTTCGCAAAGCCAAATGCACAGAGCGCTACAGCCATCAGAAGAATCTTCTTACCTGTCAGTCTTTTCATTTTGTTCATAAACTGGTTTCTAATTAAATCTTTAATTGTTTGTCAACTGAACCTCATTCTTCCTTTTCTTCAATGCGGTTCTTACGATATTCTTGTATAAAGTCTTCCAGTACCTTGGCTCCTTTCTCTGTAGAAATGCCACGAATATAGGTAAACATGATAGACTCGTACACCTCTATAAAAGGATATTCATTGCAAATGTCCGTATTCAGCAGCACGTCAAACTGCTCGCGCACCAACATATTGACAATGGAAAAATTCACATCCGAACGAAAGATGCCCTGATCGACTCCCACCTTAAAGAAAGACATCGTTTTCTCAGAATCACTGTCCTGACGGGCTCTCATCATCTCATACACCCTCGGATATTTCTTGATGTCTTCAAAAAAGCGTTTGTTTGTCCGATGAAACATTTCAATGCTTTTCTGAAACACGGCAAGTATTACCTCAAGCACGTTGTGCGACTCCTCATATACCTGCTGCAAGTATTTATCCCTGTCTTCCTGAGCCTTCAATATGCATTCTTTCAGCAATGATTCCTTGTCCGAAAAGACTTCGTAGAGGGTACGTTTGGATATGCCCAATGCTGCCGCAATATCGTCCATTGTAATACTCTTGATGCCTTTCGATCTGAAAGCTTCCATTGCCGCCACTACAATTCGTTCTCTTAACTCTGCTCTTTGGGAAGCGTCTTTTCCATGCTCTGTCATCGTTCGTTCTTCTTAATTGTTTTAATGCAGTTTTCGTTTTTTCTTCATTTACAAAGGAAAAACGGAACAAAGATAAGTAGAAAACTCAATTAACAAATCTAGTTTCCACGTATTTATAATCCATTTGAGAATTATTATCATTCTACAGACTGATATGAAAACAAGTGTTAAGAGGAAATACGGAACAAATACACGGCAAAGATAAGAAGTAAAGGAATAAGAAGTAAAGTTTTATCGCTATCAGAAGGGTTCTGACCGATAAAGGCCGGATAAATGCCGATGAAAATCGACACTTACCCGGCCATAACAGTCACTCTTATTAACGAAAAACGAAAAAGGGATGGGTTTATGGTTAATATTCAATTTGGTTCCTTTTCAGGAAGGCGACTGTTTTATGTATCTCTTTGTACATCACGATGTCATCTTTCACAAAAGGCACTTCTTTCCTGTATGCGTGAAGGAAACGTTCCAGCACCGGAGACGTTTTTAGCGGGCGACGGAAATCGATGCCTTGAGCGGCGTTCATCAGTTCGATGGCAAGGATATGTTCGAGGTTATCCATTACTTTATATAGCTTGGTGGCGGCATTGGCACCCATACTTACGTGATCTTCCTGTCCATTGGAAGAGACGATGGAGTCGCTTGATGCGGCATAGCAGTACATTTTATTTTGGCTGACCATTGAAGCGGCGGCGTATTGGGGAATCATAAAGCCGGAGTTCAGACCGGGATTGGCTACCAGAAATTCGGGGAGTCCACGGAGTCCCATAATTAGTTGGGAGACACGGCGTTCGGAGATATTTCCCAATTCGGCGAGGGCGATAGCAAGGAAATCATAAGAGATGGCAAGCGGTTGGCCATGGAAGTTTCCGCCGGAGATAATCCGGTCTTCGTCGGGGAAGATGGTGGGATTATCGGTGACGGAGTTGATTTCCGTCAACAGAACGGAAGCGACGTAGCGGATGGCATCTTTCGTGGCACCATGCACTTGCGGGATGCACCGGAAGGAATAGGGATCTTGCACATGTTCTTTGTGGCGTTCGATCAATTCGCTGCCGGCCAGTAGTTTGCGGAAGGCTTCGCCTGTCTCAATCTGTCCCCGGTGAGGGCGGATTTGCTGGATGCAGTCCATAAACGGGTCGATACGGCCGTCGAAGGCTTCGAGGGAAAGGGCGGCAATCAGGTCGGATTTCTTAGAAAGACGGAAGGCTTTGAGCATGGCGAATACGCCGTTGGCGCTCATAAACTGGGTGCCGTTCAGCAGGGCGAGTCCTTCTTTGCTCATTAGCTTGACGGGTTCCCAGCCAAATTCGTCGAGAACGCTGATGGCTTCGCATTTCTTTCCTTTATAGTAAACATCACCAACACCAATCAGGGGAAGGAAGAGATTGGCCAGCGGAGCAAGGTCGCCGGATGCTCCGAGGGAACCGCGGTCGTAGACAATGGGCATGACATCGTTATTGAAAAAGTCGAGGATGCGCTGCACGGTGATGAGTTGCACGCCGCTATGTCCGAGAGAGAGCGCGTGGGCTTTCAGCAGCATCATTAGTTTGATAATGACGGGGCGGATTTCTTCACCTACGCTGCAAGCATGGCTCTTTATCAGGTTTTCCTGGAGTGTGCCCAGTTCATCAGAAGAGATGTTTTTGGTACATAAGGAGCCGAAGCCTGTTGTAATGCCATACAGGGGTTCTTCGGAAGAAGCTATCTTACGGTCGAGGTAGTCGCGGCATTTCTGAATGCGCAGCTTGGCTTCGGGAGCCAGTTCTAGTTTCAGGTTCTCATTGATTATCCGTTCGATGATTTCGAAGGTCAGTTCGCCGGAACCGACATGATATACATTCTTACTCATACGCGCAAGTCTTGGTTAACGGCATCCAGTATTTCTTTTTCTTTCTGACAGGCGGCTTGCTCTATCTTATCGGCTTCGCCTTGCAGTTGCAGGACAAATTCCCGGTCTTTGAGCGAACCGAGGTTGATGCGGACATTCAGCAAAGCTCCGAGGACGGCAGAACGGGCGGACATCATGGCGACACAGGCGTCTGTGATGGCGTTCCGGTTGCCGAGGTGGGCTACGTCTGCGATGATTGTCATCATGTCCAGGGCTTTTCGAGCTACTTCCAGGGGAATGAGGGCGGCCTTTTTGGTCGCTTCCTGAATGGCGGCGCTGCGGGCGGCTTTTTCTTCATCGGTCGCCTTGGGGAGTTTGAAGCAGGCAAATACTTCGTTGTAAGCTTCGGAGTCTTTGTCAATGAGTGCGATAAACTCGTCCAGCAAGCGGAGAGTGATGGTTTGGGCGTGCTGCATCAGTTCTTCGCTGACTTCGTAGCCTTTTTTACCTACGGTGAGCCGGGCTACCATTGTGGAAAGGGCGGAAGCTAATGCTCCGTTCAGCGCAGCAATACTGCCACCACCGGGCACAGGGTCACTGCAAGCCACTTTATCTAAGAAATCTTTTACGGTTAAATCTGCTAACATGGTATTCTATTTTTTAGTTGGTTATTAATTGGCGGGGTATAGCATGCCGCCTTTTATGGTCATTATTACGCTATTCATTCCGATATAGTAAGGTAGAATGTGATAGTTTGCGGAGTTCAGGACGACAAAATCGCCTTGCTTGCCGACTTCGATGCTGCCGATACGGTCGGCCCGATAAAGGGCGGCGGCTCCGTTCAAGGTCAGGGCGGTGATGGTTTCTTCTACGCTTAGTTTCATGTAGATGCATGCCAGGGCGATGGTCAAAGGGATGGAGCCTGAAAAGCAGCTTCCCGGATTGAGGTCGGTGGCAAGGGCTACGGCACAGCCGGCGTCAATCATTTCCCGTCCGCGTGCATAGGGTTCTTTCAGGGCAAAGGCGGTCAGAGGTAGCAAGGTGGCTACTACGCCGGTATCGGCCATTGCACGGATTCCGGCATCGGAAGCGTGCAGCAGATGGTCAGCGGATAAGGCACCCAGTTCGGCTGCCAGTTCAGCGCCGCCGAGGGAAACTATTTCGTCAGCATGGAGTTTCAGTAGGAAGCCTTGGTCTTTGGCGGCTTGGAGCAGGCGACGGGATTGCTCGATGGAGAAAACGCCCTGTTCGCAAAAGACATCGCAACATTCAGCAAGTTCGTTTTCACGGACAACCGGAAGCATTTCACGAATCACGAAGTCGATGTAGTCATCACCTCTTTCTTTATATTCTTCGGGAAGGGCATGAGCGCCGAGGAAAGTGGAAACGATGTCGACGCGTTTATGCTCGTCATTGTTCAGGCTACGCATTATTTTTAGTTGCAGCAGTTCGGTTTCACGATCGAGGCCGTAGCCGCTTTTTCCTTCTACCGTGGTCACTCCCATCGTGCTCATCTTCTTCAGGAAGGTTTCGGCTGCCGAACGGAGTTTCAGGAAGTTCATTTTCCGCGTTGCTTTCACGGTGCTGGCAATGCCGCCGCCACGTTCCATGATGGACATGTAGCTTTCGCCTTTCAGACGCCAGGAGAATTCTTCGGAACGTTCGCCGCCGAATACGAAATGGGTATGGGAATCGACAAAACCGGGTAGCAGGCAGTGCCCGCGGGCATTGTAATGCCAGTAGTGTTGATAGTAGCCGTCGCGGTCTTCACCACGGTTCTCGCCGACATAGGTGATGATGCCTTTGGTTACTTCCACTGTCCCGTTTTCTATGATTTGCAGTTGCGACATTTCTTCCCCTTTACGGGCGGAAAAGCCGGTAGGGGTAACGATGCGGGCGTTGAATATAATCAGGTTTTCACTCATATAGTTGTTGTTAATTATTCCATGATGCGCGCTTCCAGGACTTGCTGCATGGAGAAGTTTTCCAGTCCGAGGTAGTAGGATGCTGTGTCAATCAGGGCTTCCATTGGTACAAGACCGATTATCTCGCTGCCGACAATCGTGACGCCATAACGCCGGGCTTCGATACGTGTTAATTCGAAGGCACGGTAGAGGGCGGTACGGGTGTAGTCGGTCATGTTGATGGATACTTGCGTGATGTTCCGTTCTTTCAGCTCTACTCCCATCGCCTTGACATAGCGGAGTCCGCCGTTGATGTGGCGGATATTTTTGGCTATCTTGGTAGCTATTTCGAGATTGTCCGTACTTAGGTTGATATTATATGCGACAAGCGGCATACGGGCTCCGATAGCTACGGTTCCGGCAGTGGGGTGACGTTCGGCGGGGCCAAAGTCCGGTTGCCATTCGGGAAGTTTTATCTTTTCGGCCATTCCTTCAAATTCGCCTTTGCGGACGGAAGCGAGATTTTCCCGGTGTGGCGCGGTGGCGGATTTTTCGTATAGAAAGACCGGAAGGTTATATAGCTCGGCTACGCGGGCGGCAACTTCTTTTGAGAGTTCGACAGCTTCTTCCATCGTAGTGTTTTTAATGGGGATAAAGGGGACAACATCCACCGCTCCCATGCGCGGGTGCTGCCCTCTATGGTGGTTCAGGTCTATCAGACGGACAGCTATTCCGATGGCTTCGACCACTGCGTCACGCAGGGCTTCCGGTTCGCCGACGAGGGTGACAACCAGGCGGTTATGGTCTTCATCGTTGCTGTAATCGAGTAGCTTTACGCCTGCCTTGCCACGGAAAGGAGCTACTATCTTATCTATTTTCTCTAAATCGCGTCCTTCACTGAAATTGGGGACACACTCGATAATTTTATTCCAATTCATAATAAGTATATATGTTATAGGTTACATTTACAGGATAACTAGAGGTTTTACTTCAAACATCCACATCTTCGGGTAGTTCCATATATTGTGGGAACTTATTCCCCGATTTTATGGGAAATTACTCCCGTAATATGAGGGAATGCTTTCCCATATTTTGTGGGACTACTTCACCGTAATATCTGGAACTATTTTCTTTATTAATTCTTCATCAGCCAGATATGGCATTGTTATCTGAT
The DNA window shown above is from Bacteroides faecium and carries:
- a CDS encoding efflux RND transporter permease subunit; its protein translation is MSLYEGAVKKPIMTSLCFLAVVIFGLFSLSKLPIDLYPDIDTNTIMVMTAYPGASASDIENNVTRPLENTLNAVSNLKHITSRSSENMSLITLEFEFGNDIDVLTNDVRDKLDMVSSQLPDDVENPIIFKFSTDMIPIVLLSVQANESQSALYKILDDRVVNPLARIPGVGTVSISGAPQREIQVYCDPNKLEAYHLTIETISSIIGAENKNIPGGNFDIGSETYSLRVEGEFDDSSQLADVVVGTHNGANVFLRDVARIVDTVEERAQETYNNGVQGAMIVVQKQSGANSVEISKKVADALPRLQKNLPSDVKIGVIVDTSDNILNTIDSLTETVAYALLFVVLVVFLFLGRWRATLIICITIPLSLIASFIYLAVSGNTINIISLSSLSIAIGMVVDDAIVVLENVTTHIERGSDPKQAAVHGTNEVAISVIASTLTMIAVFFPLTMVSGMSGVLFKQLGWMMCAIMFISTVAALSLTPMLCSQLLRLQKKQSKAFKLLFTPIEKTLDGLDTWYAKMLNWAVRHRPIIIVGCIVFFVVSLLCAKGIGTEFFPAQDNARIAVQLELPIGTRKEIAQELSQKLTNQWMTKYKDIMKVCNYTVGQADSDNTWASMQDNGSHIISFNISLVDPGDRNITLEKVCDEMRTDLKAYPEFSKAQVILGGSNTGMSAQASADFEVYGYDMAVTDSVSARLKRELLNVKGVTEVNISRSDYQPEYQVDFDREKLAMHGLNLATAGNYLRNRINGAVASKYREDGDEYDIKVRYAPEHRTSLESIENILIYNSKGESVRVKDVGKVVERFAPPTIERKDRERIVTVSAVISGAPLGDVVAAGNKIIDKMHLPGDVTIQISGSYEDQQDSFRDLGTLAILIVVLVFIVMAAQFESLTYPFIIMFSLPFAFSGVLMALFFTDSTLSVMSLLGGIMLIGIVVKNGIVLIDYIILCRERGQSVLHSVVTAGKSRLRPVLMTTATTVLGMIPMAIAGGQGSEMWSPMAIAVIGGLTVSTVLTLILIPTLYCVFAGTGIKNQRRKLRRQRELDLYFQENN
- the ftcD gene encoding glutamate formimidoyltransferase → MNWNKIIECVPNFSEGRDLEKIDKIVAPFRGKAGVKLLDYSNDEDHNRLVVTLVGEPEALRDAVVEAIGIAVRLIDLNHHRGQHPRMGAVDVVPFIPIKNTTMEEAVELSKEVAARVAELYNLPVFLYEKSATAPHRENLASVRKGEFEGMAEKIKLPEWQPDFGPAERHPTAGTVAIGARMPLVAYNINLSTDNLEIATKIAKNIRHINGGLRYVKAMGVELKERNITQVSINMTDYTRTALYRAFELTRIEARRYGVTIVGSEIIGLVPMEALIDTASYYLGLENFSMQQVLEARIME
- a CDS encoding TolC family protein, with the protein product MNKMKRLTGKKILLMAVALCAFGFAKAQETQTGGNTLTLTLEKALEIALDENPTMKVAAEEIALKKVAGKEAWQSLLPEASIAGSVDHTIKAAEMKFKGMDPIKMGDDGTNTANAGLSINLPLFVPGVYRAMSMTKTDIELAVEKSRASKLDLVNQVSKAYYQLMLAQDSYEVLQGSYKLAEDNYNVVNAKYQQGTVSEYDKISADVQMRSIKPNLIAAANAVTLAKLQLKVLMGITADVEIKINDNLTNYEMAMFANQLREEEVNLNNNTTMKQFELNMKLLEKNVKSLKTNFMPTLSMSFSYNYQSLYNPNINFFDYNWSNSSSLMFNLSIPLYKASNFTKVKSARIQQRQLDWNRIDTERQLNMQIVSYRNNMTASTEQVVSNKENVMQAKKAVTIAEKRYDVGKGTVLELNSSQVSLTQAQLTYNQSIYDYLVAKADLDQVLGKE
- the hutI gene encoding imidazolonepropionase, coding for MSENLIIFNARIVTPTGFSARKGEEMSQLQIIENGTVEVTKGIITYVGENRGEDRDGYYQHYWHYNARGHCLLPGFVDSHTHFVFGGERSEEFSWRLKGESYMSIMERGGGIASTVKATRKMNFLKLRSAAETFLKKMSTMGVTTVEGKSGYGLDRETELLQLKIMRSLNNDEHKRVDIVSTFLGAHALPEEYKERGDDYIDFVIREMLPVVRENELAECCDVFCEQGVFSIEQSRRLLQAAKDQGFLLKLHADEIVSLGGAELAAELGALSADHLLHASDAGIRAMADTGVVATLLPLTAFALKEPYARGREMIDAGCAVALATDLNPGSCFSGSIPLTIALACIYMKLSVEETITALTLNGAAALYRADRIGSIEVGKQGDFVVLNSANYHILPYYIGMNSVIMTIKGGMLYPAN
- a CDS encoding cyclodeaminase/cyclohydrolase family protein, giving the protein MLADLTVKDFLDKVACSDPVPGGGSIAALNGALASALSTMVARLTVGKKGYEVSEELMQHAQTITLRLLDEFIALIDKDSEAYNEVFACFKLPKATDEEKAARSAAIQEATKKAALIPLEVARKALDMMTIIADVAHLGNRNAITDACVAMMSARSAVLGALLNVRINLGSLKDREFVLQLQGEADKIEQAACQKEKEILDAVNQDLRV
- a CDS encoding TetR/AcrR family transcriptional regulator — protein: MTEHGKDASQRAELRERIVVAAMEAFRSKGIKSITMDDIAAALGISKRTLYEVFSDKESLLKECILKAQEDRDKYLQQVYEESHNVLEVILAVFQKSIEMFHRTNKRFFEDIKKYPRVYEMMRARQDSDSEKTMSFFKVGVDQGIFRSDVNFSIVNMLVREQFDVLLNTDICNEYPFIEVYESIMFTYIRGISTEKGAKVLEDFIQEYRKNRIEEKEE
- the hutH gene encoding histidine ammonia-lyase, whose amino-acid sequence is MSKNVYHVGSGELTFEIIERIINENLKLELAPEAKLRIQKCRDYLDRKIASSEEPLYGITTGFGSLCTKNISSDELGTLQENLIKSHACSVGEEIRPVIIKLMMLLKAHALSLGHSGVQLITVQRILDFFNNDVMPIVYDRGSLGASGDLAPLANLFLPLIGVGDVYYKGKKCEAISVLDEFGWEPVKLMSKEGLALLNGTQFMSANGVFAMLKAFRLSKKSDLIAALSLEAFDGRIDPFMDCIQQIRPHRGQIETGEAFRKLLAGSELIERHKEHVQDPYSFRCIPQVHGATKDAIRYVASVLLTEINSVTDNPTIFPDEDRIISGGNFHGQPLAISYDFLAIALAELGNISERRVSQLIMGLRGLPEFLVANPGLNSGFMIPQYAAASMVSQNKMYCYAASSDSIVSSNGQEDHVSMGANAATKLYKVMDNLEHILAIELMNAAQGIDFRRPLKTSPVLERFLHAYRKEVPFVKDDIVMYKEIHKTVAFLKRNQIEY
- a CDS encoding efflux RND transporter periplasmic adaptor subunit; this translates as MKTSIQLAALLLTVFMGSCTGGKDKVATEQVEEKPIVKLADVKARPVDQIQDYTATVEAEAKNNIAPSSPVRIDRIFVEVGDRVSKGQKLVEMDAANLKQTKLQLDNQEIEFKRIDELYKVGGASKSEWDASKMQLDVKETAYKNLVENTSLLSPINGVVTARNYDNGDMYSGGDPVLVVEQITPVKLLINVSETYFTKVKKGEPVDVKLDVYGDETFTGKISLIYPTIDATTRTFPVEIKLDNRDQRVRPGMFARATLNFGTADNVVVPDLAIVKQAGSGDRYVFVYKDGKVTYNKVELGRRMGTEYELKSGVPDNSQVVVAGQARLVNGVEVEVEK